The Kordia sp. SMS9 genome window below encodes:
- the metH gene encoding methionine synthase, with product MRDFEQTTNNEQPTPNNQAKRNQTKFMRLSGLEPLVLNENSNFVNVGERTNVAGSRKFLRLIKEEKFDEALAIARHQVDGGAQIIDINMDDGLIDGKEAMVKFLNLIAAEPDICRVPIMIDSSKWDIIEAGLQVVQGKSVVNSISLKEGEENFIREATQIKRYGAAVIVMAFDEVGQADNYERRLEIVKRSYDVLVNKVGFPEEDIIFDLNIFPVATGMEEHRKNAIDFIEATRWTRETYPNVSVSGGVSNVSFSFRGNNAVREAMHSVFLYHAIQAGMNMGIVNPTMLEVYDDIPKDLLEHVEDVILDRRDDATERLLDLAETFKGVKKADTAAVQEWRSYELQERITHSLVKGIDKYIVEDVEEARQQAEKPIEVIEGNLMIGMNVVGDLFGSGKMFLPQVVKSARVMKKAVAYLNPFIEAEKGEQQQAIGKVLMATVKGDVHDIGKNIVSVVLGCNNYEIVDLGVMVPPEKIIETAKVENVDIIGLSGLITPSLDEMVYLAKEMERQNLNIPLLIGGATTSKAHTAVKIDPEYKNAVVHVNDASRAVTVVGDLLNKKKSKDYRDKLKQDYDEFREKFLKRKEKKSYISLEAARAKKYPIDWETSNIVKPRELGIQKLTQLSLKELVPYIDWSPFFRSWDLHGRFPNILTDEVVGEQATQLYEDATKMIEEIIAKQSLKAKAIFGLFEANSVNDDDISIQKKGKEIAVFRTLRQQQDKRAEVPNIALADFIAPKETGKQDYMGAFCTAIFGADELANSYKKQHDDYNAIMAQAIADRFAEAFAEYLHKQVRTKHWGYAAAEDLSNEELIKETYKGIRPAPGYPACPDHLEKETIWELLEVENVIGVTLTESLAMWPAAAVSGYYFGNEEAKYFGLGKIKNDQVEDFANRKGITVEKAQKWLHPVLAD from the coding sequence ATGCGAGATTTTGAGCAAACGACCAACAACGAACAACCAACACCCAACAACCAAGCGAAGCGCAACCAAACCAAATTCATGCGCCTTTCAGGTTTAGAACCTTTAGTCCTAAATGAAAATAGCAACTTTGTCAATGTTGGAGAACGTACCAATGTGGCAGGTTCGCGGAAGTTTTTGCGACTCATCAAAGAGGAGAAATTTGACGAAGCCTTGGCAATTGCACGTCATCAAGTAGATGGTGGCGCACAAATCATCGACATCAATATGGACGATGGTTTAATTGATGGAAAAGAAGCAATGGTAAAGTTTCTAAATCTCATCGCTGCCGAACCTGATATTTGTCGTGTGCCGATTATGATTGACAGTTCCAAATGGGACATCATTGAAGCTGGATTGCAAGTCGTACAAGGAAAAAGTGTGGTGAATTCCATTTCGCTCAAAGAAGGAGAAGAAAATTTTATTAGAGAAGCGACGCAAATCAAACGGTATGGAGCAGCGGTCATTGTGATGGCTTTCGATGAGGTTGGACAAGCAGATAACTACGAACGCCGATTGGAAATTGTAAAACGCTCGTATGATGTATTGGTGAACAAAGTAGGATTTCCAGAAGAAGACATCATTTTCGATTTAAATATATTTCCAGTTGCTACTGGAATGGAAGAACACCGCAAAAACGCCATCGACTTTATAGAAGCGACACGTTGGACGCGCGAAACCTATCCAAACGTAAGTGTGAGTGGCGGTGTGAGTAACGTGTCATTCTCATTTCGTGGAAACAATGCCGTACGTGAAGCCATGCATTCGGTATTTTTATATCATGCCATTCAAGCTGGAATGAACATGGGAATCGTAAATCCTACCATGTTGGAAGTCTATGACGACATTCCAAAAGATTTACTAGAACATGTAGAAGATGTCATTCTCGATCGTCGCGATGATGCTACGGAACGTTTGTTAGACTTGGCAGAAACCTTCAAAGGAGTTAAAAAAGCAGATACCGCAGCGGTTCAAGAATGGCGTAGTTACGAATTGCAAGAGCGTATCACACATTCGCTCGTTAAAGGAATTGACAAATACATTGTTGAAGATGTAGAGGAAGCACGCCAACAAGCCGAAAAACCGATTGAAGTGATTGAAGGAAACCTCATGATCGGAATGAATGTCGTAGGAGATTTATTTGGCTCTGGGAAAATGTTCTTGCCGCAAGTCGTAAAATCGGCACGTGTCATGAAAAAAGCCGTTGCCTATCTAAATCCTTTTATAGAAGCCGAAAAAGGAGAGCAACAGCAAGCCATTGGAAAAGTATTGATGGCAACCGTAAAAGGAGATGTACATGACATTGGAAAAAACATTGTAAGTGTCGTTCTCGGTTGTAATAACTACGAAATTGTCGATTTAGGTGTAATGGTGCCACCAGAAAAAATCATAGAAACTGCCAAAGTGGAAAATGTAGATATCATTGGTTTGTCAGGATTGATTACGCCTTCGCTAGATGAAATGGTGTATTTGGCAAAAGAAATGGAACGTCAAAATCTGAACATTCCGTTATTAATTGGTGGCGCAACAACGTCCAAAGCACACACAGCAGTAAAGATTGATCCAGAATACAAAAACGCAGTCGTACACGTCAACGATGCATCAAGAGCGGTGACGGTTGTGGGCGATTTGCTAAACAAGAAAAAATCGAAAGACTATCGCGATAAGTTAAAGCAAGATTACGACGAATTCCGTGAAAAGTTTTTAAAACGAAAAGAGAAAAAATCATACATCTCGTTGGAAGCGGCGAGAGCAAAAAAATATCCGATTGACTGGGAAACGAGCAATATTGTAAAACCAAGAGAATTGGGTATTCAGAAGTTAACACAGTTAAGTTTAAAAGAACTCGTTCCGTATATAGATTGGAGTCCGTTTTTCCGTTCGTGGGATTTGCACGGGCGTTTTCCTAACATTCTAACGGATGAAGTTGTGGGCGAACAAGCGACACAATTATATGAAGATGCCACAAAAATGATTGAAGAAATCATTGCGAAACAATCGCTAAAAGCCAAAGCCATTTTTGGACTGTTTGAAGCGAATTCGGTAAATGATGATGATATTTCTATTCAGAAAAAAGGAAAAGAAATTGCGGTGTTTAGAACGCTTCGTCAGCAACAAGACAAGCGCGCGGAAGTTCCAAATATCGCATTGGCAGATTTTATTGCACCGAAAGAAACGGGCAAGCAAGATTATATGGGCGCGTTTTGTACGGCGATTTTTGGTGCAGACGAATTGGCAAACAGTTACAAAAAACAGCACGACGATTACAATGCAATTATGGCGCAAGCCATTGCCGATCGTTTTGCAGAAGCGTTTGCAGAATATTTGCACAAACAAGTCCGAACGAAACATTGGGGATACGCTGCCGCGGAAGATTTATCAAATGAAGAATTGATCAAAGAAACGTATAAAGGAATTCGTCCTGCGCCAGGATATCCAGCCTGTCCCGATCATTTGGAAAAGGAAACCATTTGGGAATTGTTGGAGGTAGAAAACGTCATTGGAGTTACCTTAACGGAAAGTTTAGCGATGTGGCCAGCCGCAGCAGTTTCGGGGTATTATTTTGGGAATGAAGAAGCTAAATACTTTGGACTCGGAAAGATAAAGAACGATCAAGTGGAAGATTTTGCGAATAGAAAAGGAATTACGGTAGAAAAAGCACAAAAATGGTTGCATCCGGTATTGGCGGATTGA
- a CDS encoding four helix bundle protein codes for MKSYTELEVWMQARVLVNAVYELTKKFPKEEVFGITSQIRRSAISIPSDIAEGCGRSSTKETIHFLFIARGSLYELETQLYLSNDQKYITQEELEKIQQQVIACKKLLNGFINYYKKR; via the coding sequence ATGAAATCATATACAGAATTAGAGGTGTGGATGCAAGCGAGAGTTCTAGTGAATGCTGTATATGAACTCACAAAAAAGTTTCCTAAAGAGGAAGTTTTTGGAATCACAAGTCAAATAAGAAGAAGTGCAATTTCAATACCTTCTGATATTGCAGAAGGTTGCGGAAGGAGTAGTACAAAAGAAACGATACATTTTTTGTTCATAGCTAGAGGTTCTCTGTATGAATTAGAGACGCAATTATATCTATCAAACGATCAAAAATATATAACACAAGAAGAATTAGAAAAAATTCAACAGCAAGTAATAGCTTGTAAAAAGTTGTTAAATGGATTTATCAATTATTATAAAAAAAGATAA
- a CDS encoding homocysteine S-methyltransferase family protein: MKNIWNEIEKRILVLDGAMGTMLQAYKFTEKDFRGERFKDFKVPLQGNNDLLSITQPHAIKEVHAKYFAAGADIVETNTFSGTTIAMADYEMEDIVYELNYESAKIAKEVADEFTEKEPHKPRFVAGSIGPTNKTASMSPDVNDPGYRAVTFDELRIAYKQQVEALIDGGVDILLVETVFDTLNAKAALFAIEEVKAERNIKIPIMLSGTITDASGRTLSGQTAEAFLISVSHIPLLSVGFNCALGANLLQPHLEAIANKTDFAVSAHPNAGLPNAFGEYDESPAEMALQIEEYLKKNLINIIGGCCGTTPSHINAIAEVAAKYKPREMVASC, encoded by the coding sequence ATGAAAAATATCTGGAACGAAATAGAAAAACGCATCCTTGTCCTTGACGGTGCCATGGGAACCATGTTGCAAGCCTACAAATTCACAGAAAAAGACTTTCGTGGCGAACGCTTCAAAGACTTCAAAGTGCCGCTACAAGGAAACAACGATTTGCTCTCCATCACGCAACCACATGCCATCAAAGAAGTACATGCAAAATACTTTGCGGCAGGTGCCGACATCGTAGAAACCAATACATTCTCTGGGACTACCATTGCCATGGCAGACTATGAAATGGAAGACATCGTATACGAACTCAACTACGAATCGGCAAAAATTGCCAAAGAAGTTGCGGACGAATTCACCGAAAAAGAACCTCACAAACCACGATTTGTTGCAGGTTCTATCGGCCCCACCAACAAAACGGCAAGCATGTCCCCCGATGTAAACGATCCAGGATATCGTGCGGTTACTTTCGACGAATTACGCATCGCCTACAAACAACAAGTAGAAGCATTAATAGATGGTGGCGTAGATATATTACTCGTAGAAACAGTTTTTGATACACTCAACGCAAAAGCTGCTTTATTCGCTATCGAAGAAGTAAAAGCAGAAAGAAACATCAAAATTCCAATAATGCTTAGCGGCACCATTACAGATGCGAGTGGGCGAACACTTTCGGGACAAACCGCAGAAGCGTTTTTGATCTCCGTTTCACACATTCCGTTACTCTCAGTAGGATTCAACTGTGCCTTAGGAGCCAACCTATTACAACCACACTTAGAAGCCATTGCCAACAAAACGGACTTTGCAGTATCTGCGCATCCAAATGCAGGATTGCCAAACGCTTTCGGAGAATATGACGAATCACCAGCTGAAATGGCACTTCAAATTGAAGAATACCTAAAAAAGAACCTTATCAACATCATTGGTGGTTGTTGCGGTACCACACCAAGTCATATAAACGCCATCGCGGAAGTCGCTGCGAAGTACAAACCACGTGAAATGGTTGCTAGTTGTTAG
- a CDS encoding phytanoyl-CoA dioxygenase: MLRSTIKTLSTTILNNQSNFDTIKNSIDEIHKHYLETTNIGDLGEGMQHMAAVPTASGMALSLNHAAACLLDYRRTAKFLDGMVALIREKQQQFPNETINIFYAGCGPYAPFVTLVAPLFDASEVQFTLLEINAASINAAEKLVKALELTDYITEFHTSDAVTFQIPNAKKYHILFSETLDALLYRESYVPILWNMLPQLSENCSVIPNNVIVQASLTFPQKENEDTRKEKEAATIIDVREAVKANGGNQELPQTFAPTTINLADDQQYYTMIIDTKVHIYKDIWLYRNESSLSIPLEMEIQYPLEAPKVTLYYQLKPSVELKLQN; the protein is encoded by the coding sequence ATGTTACGCAGCACCATCAAAACACTTTCCACGACCATTCTCAACAATCAATCTAACTTTGACACCATCAAAAATTCGATTGACGAAATTCATAAACACTATCTAGAAACAACCAATATTGGCGATTTAGGAGAAGGAATGCAACACATGGCAGCGGTTCCAACAGCAAGTGGAATGGCACTATCGCTCAATCACGCCGCAGCCTGCTTACTCGATTATCGCAGAACCGCAAAATTCTTAGATGGAATGGTAGCGCTCATTCGCGAAAAACAACAACAATTTCCTAACGAAACTATTAATATATTCTATGCAGGTTGCGGACCATACGCGCCTTTTGTAACTTTAGTTGCACCTTTATTTGATGCTTCGGAAGTGCAATTTACCTTGCTCGAAATCAACGCGGCTTCCATAAACGCAGCAGAAAAATTGGTGAAAGCATTGGAACTGACAGACTATATAACAGAATTCCATACGTCAGATGCCGTTACCTTTCAAATTCCAAATGCCAAAAAATACCACATTCTCTTCAGCGAAACACTCGATGCGTTGCTGTACAGAGAATCCTATGTGCCAATACTTTGGAACATGTTGCCACAACTCTCAGAAAACTGTTCGGTCATTCCCAACAATGTCATCGTGCAAGCAAGTCTCACCTTTCCTCAAAAAGAAAATGAAGACACACGCAAAGAAAAAGAAGCAGCCACAATCATTGACGTACGTGAAGCCGTAAAAGCAAATGGCGGAAACCAAGAACTTCCACAAACATTTGCACCCACAACCATCAATTTGGCAGATGATCAGCAATATTACACCATGATTATCGACACCAAAGTACACATCTACAAAGACATTTGGTTGTACAGAAACGAATCGTCACTCAGCATTCCGCTCGAAATGGAAATTCAATATCCACTAGAAGCACCAAAAGTAACATTATACTATCAACTCAAACCATCTGTAGAATTAAAACTGCAAAACTAA